One region of Azoarcus sp. CIB genomic DNA includes:
- a CDS encoding aldehyde ferredoxin oxidoreductase family protein translates to MGWNRKVLRVNLTQGTCKEEPLNMEWANEYLGSRGLSAKYLVSEIDPKVDPLSPDNKLIMATGPLTGTMASTGGRYTVTCKGPLTGAIACSNSGGFFGAEMKFAGWDMVIFEGKSPKPVYLFIENDKAELRDASHLWGTSCWHTEEQIKADHQDPLIRVSSIGKAGENLVLFAVVINDLHRAAGRSGVGAVMGSKNLKAVAIRGTKGVSGIKDFPAFLKATTEAKKVLADNAVTGQGLPKFGTQVLMNVINEIGALPTRNHRDVQFEDASKISAEAMHEKRESDGKSHLITNAACFGCTIACGRISQIDKNHFTVKNSPQYWGASGGLEYEAAWALGAANGVGDLEALQYANLLCNEQGFDPITFGATVAAAMELYEMGVLTKEQLGLDAPFGSAQALAKLAEMTAAGEGFGKELGQGSARMCAKYGHPELSMSVKKQEFPAYDSRGIQGMGLAYATSNRGACHLRGYTVASEVLGIPVKTDPLVTDGKAELVKAFQDATAVFDAAGICVFTSFAWTLADVQPQLAAACGEEWTMDKLNAVGERIWNLERQFNNAAGFTSKDDNLPPRLLTEPAKTGPAKGLVNGLDKMLPEYYKVRGWTPDGVPTAETLERLGL, encoded by the coding sequence ATGGGATGGAATCGCAAAGTCCTGCGGGTGAACCTGACTCAGGGCACGTGCAAGGAAGAACCGCTCAATATGGAGTGGGCCAACGAATACCTCGGCTCGCGCGGCTTGTCGGCCAAGTATCTGGTCTCGGAAATCGACCCCAAGGTCGATCCGCTATCGCCCGACAACAAGCTGATCATGGCGACCGGCCCGCTCACTGGCACGATGGCCTCGACCGGGGGGCGCTACACCGTCACTTGCAAGGGGCCGCTCACCGGCGCGATCGCCTGTTCGAACTCGGGCGGCTTCTTCGGCGCCGAGATGAAGTTCGCCGGTTGGGATATGGTCATCTTCGAGGGCAAGTCGCCGAAGCCCGTCTACCTCTTCATCGAGAACGACAAGGCCGAGCTGCGCGACGCCTCGCACCTGTGGGGCACGAGCTGCTGGCATACCGAGGAGCAGATCAAGGCCGACCACCAGGACCCCCTGATCCGCGTGTCGTCGATCGGCAAGGCGGGCGAGAACCTGGTGCTGTTCGCGGTCGTGATCAATGACCTGCACCGCGCGGCCGGGCGCTCCGGTGTCGGCGCCGTGATGGGTTCGAAGAACCTCAAGGCGGTGGCGATCCGCGGTACCAAGGGCGTGTCCGGGATCAAGGACTTCCCGGCCTTCCTCAAGGCCACGACCGAAGCGAAGAAGGTGCTCGCCGACAACGCGGTGACCGGCCAGGGGCTGCCGAAATTCGGTACCCAGGTGCTGATGAACGTCATCAACGAAATCGGTGCGCTGCCCACCCGCAACCACCGCGACGTGCAGTTCGAGGATGCCTCCAAGATCTCCGCCGAGGCGATGCACGAGAAGCGTGAATCCGACGGCAAGAGCCACCTCATCACCAACGCAGCGTGCTTCGGCTGCACGATCGCCTGCGGGCGCATCTCGCAGATCGACAAGAACCACTTCACGGTCAAGAACAGTCCGCAGTACTGGGGTGCGTCCGGGGGCCTGGAATACGAAGCCGCGTGGGCGCTCGGTGCCGCCAACGGCGTCGGCGATCTCGAAGCCCTGCAGTACGCCAACCTGCTGTGCAACGAACAGGGTTTCGACCCGATCACCTTCGGTGCCACCGTCGCTGCGGCGATGGAGCTGTACGAGATGGGTGTCCTGACCAAGGAGCAACTCGGCCTCGATGCGCCGTTCGGCTCGGCCCAGGCGCTGGCGAAGCTCGCCGAGATGACCGCGGCCGGCGAAGGCTTCGGCAAGGAACTCGGGCAAGGCTCGGCACGCATGTGTGCCAAGTACGGCCACCCGGAACTGTCGATGAGCGTCAAGAAGCAGGAATTTCCTGCCTACGACTCGCGCGGCATCCAGGGCATGGGCCTCGCGTACGCCACCTCTAACCGCGGCGCCTGCCACCTGCGCGGCTACACGGTCGCGTCCGAAGTGCTGGGCATCCCCGTCAAGACCGACCCGCTCGTCACCGACGGCAAGGCAGAGCTCGTCAAGGCCTTCCAGGATGCCACCGCGGTGTTCGACGCGGCCGGGATCTGCGTGTTCACGTCCTTCGCGTGGACGCTTGCCGACGTGCAGCCGCAACTCGCGGCGGCCTGTGGCGAGGAATGGACGATGGACAAGCTCAACGCCGTCGGCGAGCGCATCTGGAACCTCGAGCGCCAGTTCAACAATGCGGCCGGCTTCACCAGCAAGGACGACAATCTGCCGCCGCGCCTGCTGACCGAACCGGCCAAGACCGGTCCGGCCAAGGGGCTCGTCAACGGCCTCGACAAGATGTTGCCCGAGTACTACAAGGTGCGCGGCTGGACGCCGGACGGCGTGCCGACGGCGGAAACGCTGGAGCGACTGGGACTCTGA
- a CDS encoding MoaD/ThiS family protein: MKIGFKLFASLTDHLPSDRKGNRVELEVGEGTTIAELITRFNVPERSAHLVLVNGHFIPPAQRASRSLADGDELAIWPPIAGG; encoded by the coding sequence ATGAAGATCGGCTTCAAGCTCTTCGCCTCCCTCACCGACCACCTCCCGTCCGACCGCAAGGGCAACCGCGTCGAACTGGAGGTCGGCGAGGGGACGACCATCGCCGAGCTGATCACGCGCTTCAACGTCCCCGAGCGCAGCGCCCATCTCGTGCTCGTCAATGGCCACTTCATCCCGCCCGCACAGCGCGCCTCGCGGTCGCTCGCGGACGGCGACGAACTGGCCATCTGGCCGCCCATCGCGGGCGGGTAG
- a CDS encoding 4Fe-4S dicluster domain-containing protein, which translates to MWKSLHIDPAKCTGCLQCEMACSYEHTGVINPSNSLIKVFNFEHEGRKVPYTCTQCTDAWCMHSCPVDAIRLDLTTGAKMVFEDTCVGCKVCTIACPFGTINYNQATGKVQKCDLCEGDPACAKACPTAAITYIDANWTGLGRMQAWAAKANTPASAA; encoded by the coding sequence ATGTGGAAATCCCTTCACATTGACCCCGCGAAGTGCACCGGCTGCCTGCAGTGCGAAATGGCCTGCTCGTATGAGCACACCGGGGTCATCAATCCCAGCAACTCGCTGATCAAGGTCTTCAACTTCGAGCACGAAGGGCGCAAGGTGCCCTACACCTGTACCCAGTGCACCGACGCGTGGTGCATGCACTCCTGTCCGGTCGATGCGATCCGGCTCGATCTGACGACCGGCGCGAAGATGGTGTTCGAGGACACCTGTGTCGGCTGCAAGGTGTGCACGATCGCCTGTCCGTTCGGCACGATCAATTACAACCAGGCTACCGGCAAGGTGCAGAAATGCGACCTGTGCGAGGGCGACCCGGCCTGTGCGAAGGCCTGTCCGACCGCCGCGATCACGTACATCGATGCCAACTGGACGGGGCTCGGCCGCATGCAGGCCTGGGCTGCCAAGGCCAACACCCCTGCATCCGCAGCCTGA
- a CDS encoding FAD-dependent oxidoreductase, with protein sequence MKHVILGNGPAGVVAAETLRRAAPADEILMVGSEDAPPYSRMAIPYLLEENIDETGTYLRKAPDHFRRLNIGELRARAVSLDTDKRRILFHDGHFEDYDRLLIATGSHPVRPPIPGVDLPEVQTCWTLDDARAIASLAKPGSRVLQLGAGFIGCIIMQALASRGVQLTVVEMGDRMVPRMMTPKAGGMIKSWVEHKGIRVVTNAGVQRIDRGAAEGSVDVTLSTGEVLPCDLVIVAAGVAPNVAFLDSTPVHVAKGVLVDDKLETSVPGIFAAGDVAEAPDLFTGAHLVAAIQPNAADQARVAALNMAGRHTQLNGVLAINVLDTLGLISASFGQWWGEGSETGGAGVEHVDENRFRYLSLQFKDDVMIGATSIGLTQHVGALRGLIHGQVKLGAWKDRLLANPLQFVEAYVARSQQPMALAR encoded by the coding sequence ATGAAACACGTGATACTCGGCAACGGACCCGCCGGCGTCGTCGCGGCCGAAACGCTGCGCCGCGCCGCGCCCGCCGACGAGATCCTGATGGTCGGCAGCGAGGACGCCCCGCCGTACTCGCGCATGGCCATCCCCTACCTGCTCGAAGAGAACATCGACGAAACGGGCACTTACCTGCGCAAGGCGCCCGACCATTTCCGCAGGCTGAACATCGGCGAACTGCGCGCGCGCGCTGTGTCGCTGGATACCGACAAGCGCCGAATCCTGTTCCACGACGGCCACTTCGAGGACTACGACCGCCTGCTGATCGCGACCGGCTCGCATCCGGTGCGTCCGCCCATCCCGGGCGTCGACCTGCCCGAAGTGCAGACCTGCTGGACGCTGGACGACGCCCGCGCGATCGCCAGTCTGGCGAAGCCCGGCTCGCGCGTGCTGCAGCTCGGCGCCGGCTTCATCGGCTGCATCATCATGCAGGCCCTCGCCTCCCGCGGCGTGCAGCTCACCGTCGTCGAAATGGGCGACCGCATGGTGCCACGCATGATGACACCCAAGGCCGGCGGCATGATCAAAAGCTGGGTCGAACACAAGGGCATCCGCGTCGTCACCAACGCCGGCGTGCAGCGCATCGACCGCGGGGCGGCGGAAGGCAGCGTCGATGTGACCCTGTCGACCGGCGAAGTGTTGCCCTGCGATCTCGTCATCGTCGCAGCCGGCGTCGCGCCCAACGTCGCCTTCCTCGACTCCACCCCCGTGCATGTCGCCAAGGGCGTGCTCGTCGACGACAAGCTCGAAACCAGCGTCCCCGGCATCTTCGCCGCCGGCGACGTCGCAGAGGCGCCCGACCTCTTCACCGGTGCCCACCTCGTCGCGGCGATCCAGCCCAACGCCGCCGACCAGGCCCGCGTTGCCGCGCTCAACATGGCGGGGCGCCACACGCAGCTCAACGGCGTGCTCGCGATCAACGTGCTCGACACGCTGGGGCTGATCTCGGCGTCCTTCGGCCAATGGTGGGGCGAGGGGAGCGAAACCGGCGGAGCGGGTGTCGAACACGTCGACGAGAACCGCTTCCGCTACCTCAGCCTGCAGTTCAAGGACGACGTGATGATCGGCGCAACCTCCATCGGCCTCACCCAGCACGTCGGAGCGCTGCGCGGCCTGATCCACGGGCAGGTGAAGCTCGGGGCGTGGAAGGACCGCCTGCTCGCCAACCCGCTGCAGTTCGTCGAGGCCTACGTCGCCCGTTCGCAGCAACCCATGGCGCTCGCGCGCTGA
- a CDS encoding ABC transporter permease yields the protein MYGLAATFADAFALLATFDHRAVEIVSLSLRVSGSAVILGTLIGLPLGACLAVGRFPGRSVALVVINGLMGAPSVVVGVVVYLILSRSGPLGGLGMLYTPAAMVVAQTLLVVPLMAAIARQIIEDTWQRYAEEFRAMRFTWLQSVTTLLHDCRHSLLVAVLAGLGRAMSEVGAVMIVGGNIDHATRVMTTAIALETSKGDLPLAIALGIVLVAVILVLNAAAFAMRAWAMRRYG from the coding sequence ATGTACGGACTCGCCGCGACCTTTGCCGACGCCTTCGCTCTCCTCGCCACCTTCGATCACCGCGCGGTCGAAATCGTCAGCCTTTCGCTGCGGGTCAGCGGTTCGGCCGTAATCCTCGGTACCCTCATCGGTCTGCCCCTCGGTGCCTGTCTCGCCGTGGGCCGCTTCCCCGGGCGCAGCGTCGCGCTGGTGGTCATCAACGGCCTGATGGGTGCACCATCCGTCGTTGTCGGCGTGGTCGTCTATCTCATCCTGTCACGCTCGGGTCCGCTCGGCGGGCTGGGGATGCTCTACACGCCCGCTGCGATGGTCGTCGCGCAGACCCTGCTGGTCGTCCCGCTGATGGCCGCCATCGCCCGCCAGATCATCGAAGATACCTGGCAGCGCTATGCCGAGGAGTTCAGGGCGATGCGCTTCACATGGCTGCAAAGCGTCACGACGCTGCTGCATGACTGCCGCCATTCCCTGCTCGTTGCCGTCCTTGCCGGACTCGGGCGCGCCATGAGCGAAGTCGGCGCAGTGATGATCGTCGGCGGCAACATCGACCATGCCACGCGCGTCATGACCACCGCGATCGCGCTGGAAACCAGCAAGGGCGACCTGCCGCTCGCGATCGCATTGGGCATCGTGCTCGTCGCGGTCATCCTGGTCCTCAACGCTGCCGCATTCGCCATGCGGGCGTGGGCGATGCGCAGGTACGGCTGA
- a CDS encoding phosphate ABC transporter ATP-binding protein, with protein MFPLRLRDVRFQPNGRKVLDGVELELGGEGITLVLGPNGAGKSVLLRTICGLLEPTGGQIDWGGGARPHLGVMMVFQHPMMLRASVLENVALALKPHGVPRIERRRRAARVLDRVGLLARASDSARLLSGGEQQRLALARAWVTAPRLLLLDEPTASLDPSATAEVERIVREIRTDGTRILMTTHNLGQATRLGDDVVFMSAGRVREHAPVQRFFARPASDEARLFIQGELPWRMNF; from the coding sequence ATGTTTCCGCTTCGCCTGCGTGACGTCCGCTTCCAGCCCAACGGCCGCAAGGTCCTTGACGGCGTCGAGCTCGAACTGGGCGGCGAGGGCATCACGCTCGTTCTCGGCCCCAACGGTGCGGGCAAGAGCGTGCTGCTGCGCACCATCTGCGGCCTGCTCGAACCGACCGGCGGGCAGATCGACTGGGGCGGCGGTGCGCGCCCCCATCTCGGCGTCATGATGGTGTTCCAGCATCCGATGATGCTGCGCGCCTCGGTGCTCGAAAACGTCGCTCTTGCGCTCAAGCCCCACGGCGTACCGCGCATCGAGCGCCGCCGCCGCGCGGCCCGCGTGCTCGATCGCGTCGGCCTGCTCGCACGCGCGTCCGACAGCGCCAGATTGCTATCCGGCGGCGAGCAGCAGCGCCTCGCGCTCGCCCGCGCCTGGGTGACCGCGCCGCGCCTGCTGCTGCTGGACGAACCCACCGCCAGTCTCGACCCCTCCGCGACGGCCGAGGTCGAACGCATCGTGCGCGAGATCCGTACCGACGGCACCCGCATCCTCATGACCACCCACAATCTCGGTCAGGCCACCCGCCTCGGCGACGACGTCGTTTTCATGAGCGCCGGACGGGTGCGCGAACACGCCCCGGTGCAGCGCTTCTTCGCCCGTCCCGCATCCGACGAAGCCCGCCTGTTCATCCAGGGCGAGCTGCCGTGGCGGATGAATTTCTGA